From the genome of Streptomyces sp. NBC_01304:
CCACAGCCCTCATTCCGGGAAGGTCCGCTCCCCCGCGATCTCCTCTTCGGGGCGCGGACACGGTAGAGTCAAACGATCGGAGGGTTCTCCTCCGAACTCTGCCGTCAGACTATCGGAGGGATTCCCTCCGAACAAGGGGTCTCAGCATGCCGACCGATACACACACGTCAGCGGCGAAGGCACGCACGCCGGGCACGCCGCCCGACGCGAGCGAAGGGGCGGGGCCGCGGTTCCGTGCCGAGGCGCGGCAGGGCATCCTCGACGCCGCCCGCCTGGTCTTCCAGGAGGACGGGCACGACGCCCGCCTGGAAGTCATCGCCCGCCGGGCCGGCGTGGGCATCGCGACGCTGTACCGCCGCTTCCCGACGCGCGAGGACCTGCTGCGCGAGGTCTGCCTGGACGTCATGCACGACGTCACCGAGGAGACCGCGCGCGCCGAGCAGGAGGAGCCCGACGCCTGGAGCGCCCTGGTGCGGGTGCTGCACTACTGCGTGTCGACGCACGCGGCGGGCATGCTGCCGGTCGCGGCGGGCCGCTTCCTCAAGACCGAGGAGGTGCTGGGAGCGAGGACGGCGTACGTCGACGCGCTGTCCGGCCTGCTCGACCGGGCGCGCGCCGAGGGCGCGTTGAAGGCCCAGGTCAACCACGTGGACATCCTGCTGATGCTGGCCCTGATCTCCCGGCCGCTGCCCGGCGCGGACGCCGATTTCGCCCAGCAGCTCGCCCATCGCTACCTCGGGCTGCTCATCCCGGCCCTGAGCGCACCGGAGTCGGCCGAACTGGCCGAACCGCGCCTGGACCAGGACGCGCTGGACGCCCTGTGGAACGGCACGGACGTGGCGGCCGCCCCCGCCGAGCAGACCGGAAAGACCGGCGCGAAGAGCAAGAAGACACCGGCCCGCCGCGGCAAGCCCAAGGAGTAGGTCCGGCGAGCCAGGCGCGTCGGGGTTCACGACGAACCGGGAAACACGCGCGCCCCGCCAGGGGCGCGGGGGCCCGGACTTGCCCCGCCAGGGGTGCCGGAGGCTGGACTTGCCCCGCCAGGGGCGCGGGGAACTGCGCGCCCAGCCACGACGCACCCGCAGATCCCAACGCCCCTGCGACAGGAAGGCCCGACGGCCCTCCGGCAGGAAGATCAGCCCCTCCGGCGCTTGAGGAGCGGGGGCCCGGGGGCAGAGCCCCCGCGACCCGAGCCGGGAAAGGCCCAACCGAACGCAGCGCACCAACCCACCGGCAAGCGCACCGCTACCCGCAAAGCCGCGCCGCGGACCCACTGTCACCGGTGGCCCACCAACGGGCCAACTCATCGATGCTGCGCAGCAATTCCCGTCCCCGGGCGGTCAGCCCGTACCGCACCCGCACGGGCGACTGCGCCGTCTCGACCGTGCGGTCCACCAGACCGGAACCCTCCAGGCGGCGCAGCACGCGGGTGAGTTGCTTGCGCTCCACGCCGGTCGCCCGCCCGAGTTCCGCGTGCCGCCGGCTCTCCGGCCACAGCTCGATCATGATGGCCAGGTCCCACTTGCCCGAGATGACGTCGACCAGCGCACGGGCGGTCGCCAGGTGAGGCGGTGGCCCGCTCCCGGGGGCCGCACGCTGACCCGTTGCCGTCTGAACCGCTGTCGTCGGAACCGCTGCCGCCTGAACCGCCGCCGCCTGGACAGTTGCCGTGGCCCCCTGGGCCGTTGCCGTCTGGATCACGCCGCCCGAACTCGCCGTCACTGTCACGTCTCCCCGTTGCGGACGCCCTGTCGGGCGCGACTGAAAGTGGCCGAACTTGACACATTATGTACGTTCAGCATGCATTTATGTCGGGATCCCGGTGCAGTTTTGCCAGCCCTTAACGTCAGGACACTCCTGTACCGCTCGACCCTCGCACCCTGCCGTCGAGCCCTCAACTGCCCCGCAGTCGGTGGCATTCACTGCCCCCTTGTACGGAGGGTAGACCTCCGATAGTGTCGTGACAAGTTCGGAGGGTTGCCCTCCGATGCTGCCGTGCCCGCCGTACACCGCTGTACGGCCGCGCACCTCCGGCAGCTTTCCGTCGGGCCGGATCCGGCCGACGTCACTCTCTGGGGGATTCCATGAGCCACACTCCCGGCTCCTCATTGCCCACAGCCAACTCCCCATCTCCCGCCGCCGATTCCTCAAGGTCCACGGCCGGCCCCGCATCGCGCGCGGCCGACCACGACGCACTGGAGCGCCTCCTGCTCGCCGCCGGCGCCCGCCCCGAGGACACCCTCCGCGCGGTGCACGAGACCGGAGCCGCCCAAGTCGTCCGCATCGCCGTGGACGAGTTGATCTCCCGCTGCCTTCCGCACCCCGAACTGCCCGACACTCCGGTGCAGTTCGACCTGCGCCACGAGGACCGCACCCACAGCCACGTCCTCACCGTCTCCGGCAAAGGCGTGAGCGCGGCACCGGGCCCGGATCCGACGGCACCGATGTGGATCTCGTACGAACTCAGCGACCTGGTACGCGCCCTGTACGGCCCCGCAGGAGCCCGCGCGGGCCGCACCCGCCGCACCGAACTGCGCCTCGGCCGCGACACCACGGACACGAGCGACCCCGAATCCTGGATTCGCCGCATGCACCCGGTGTCCGACGCCGTCCAGGTGGTCCTGGCCGCCCTCGAACCCGCACCGCCCGCCCTCGCGGAACTCGCCCTGCGCCACCGCACCGACAAGTGGGGCCCCCTGCACTGGTTCACCCCGCACTACGAACGGCACTTCGCCCAGCTGCGCGACGAACCGGTGCGCGTCCTGGAGATCGGCATCGGCGGCTACGACCGGGCCGACCTCGGCGGCGGCTCGCTGCGCACCTGGAAGCGGTACTTCCGGCGCGGCCTCATCCACGGCCTCGACATCTTCGACAAGACCGGCATCGACGAGCCCCGCATCACCACCCTCAAGGGCGACCAGAGCGACCCCGACCTGCTGCGCGACATCGCCGACACCTACGGCCCCTTCGACATCGTCATCGACGACGGAAGCCACGTCAGCCGCCACGTCATCACCGCACTGACCACGCTCTTCCCCTGCCTGCGGCCCGGCGGCCTGTACGTCGTCGAGGACCTGCAATGGGCGTACGCCCCCGGCTTCGGCGGCACCCCCGACGACCTTGCCTCGCCACGCGGTTCCACCGGCTTCCTCAAGACCCTGGTGGACGGCCTGCACCACGAGGACATCCCGCACCGGGCCGGCCGCCGCCCCGGCTACCTGGCCGAACACGTCGGAGCCGTGCACTTCTACCGCGGCATCGCCTTCCTGGAGAAGGCGGCCAACTCCGAGGGCGCGATACCCCCGTGGATCCCCCGCTCCGCGGTCCCGCCCGTCGAGGACGCCGCGCATACCGAGGACGACGCACACACCGGGGACGACACGCATACCGGGGACGACGCGCAGGCAGCGGCCGACAGCCCCTGGCCCCCACCCGGCAACGGCCACTGAGGCGGCGGGAGTTCACCGTGCGCGTGCTGTTCACCATGCCCAAGGGGCTCGGTCACGTCTTCCCGCTGGTCTCCACCGCCCACGCCCTCATGGGCGCGGGCCACGACGTCCTGTTCGCCACCGCCGACGCCGAACGCGCCGCCCGCGCCGGGCTGACCTGCGTCGACGTGGCACCACCCGGAATCGACTCCGTCTACTACGACTTCATGCGCGAACGCGGCGTGGGCTTCGACCTCGGCATGACCGGACCCGACAGCGACATCGGCCTGTACGCCGAGATGTTCGCCGCCGTCTCCGACGCCCTCACCGACCGGGCCGTCACCGCCGCTCTCGCCTGGCGGCCCGACCTCGTCGTGCACACCCCGTCCCAGGGTGCGGGGCCGCTGCTCGCGGCCCGGCTCGGCGTACCGGCCGTCGAACACGGCATCGGGCCCGGCGAGTTGCCCGGCCTGGACGCCGCCCTCTTCACCCACCTCTCCCCCGCCTACCGCCGGCACGGCCTGACCGGGCCGCCGCCCCCGCCCGCCGCCCGACTGACCGTCGCACCGCCGAGCCTGTCCGGCCCGGGACCGTCAGACCTCGTGATGCGCTACGTCCCCTACAACGGCGGCGGCCACCTCCCCGCCTGGCTCCTCACTCCCCCGCCCCGGCCCCGGATCGCCGTGACCCTCGGCACCGTACTGCCGCTGTTCGGCGGCCTGAAGCCACTGCGGCGCCTGGCCGAGTCGGCGGCCCGCCACGACCTCGAACTCGTCCTCGCCACCGGCGACGCGAGCCCCGACGGCCTCGGCCCGGTTCCGCAGAACGTGCGCGTCGCGGGCTGGGTGCCGCTCGGCCCGCTCCTGCGCACCTGCGCCGCGCTCGTCCACCACGGCGGCTCCGGCACCACCATGACGGGCCTGGTCGCCGGGGTGCCGCAGCTCATCATGCCGTCGGGCGCCGACCAGTTCACCGGCGCCGAGGCGGTACGCGCCCGGGGAGCGGGCCACGTCGCCGCCCTCGACGACCTGGACATCGGGCGCGTACGCGACCTCCTCGACGACGAAGCCACCCGCAAGGCGGCCCTCGACGTCCGCGACGAGATCACCCGCCTGCCCAGCCCCGCCGACCTCGTCAACAACCTTCTTGATCTGCTGACTTGACCTTCTGACTTGCGACCAAGGACTGCTGATGAAAGCGCTACTGCTCGCAGGAGGGGCAGGCACCCGCCTGCGCCCGCTGACCCACACCATGTCCAAGCAGCTCGTGCCCATCGCCAACAAACCCGTCCTGCTGCACGCCCTCGACAACCTGCGCGACGCCGGCATCACCGAGGTCGGCGTCATCGTCGGACCGCACGGCGACGACGTACGCACCCTCGTGGGCGACGGCACACGGCTCGGCCTGCAGATCACCTGCATTCCGCAGGAAGAACCGCTCGGCCTCGCCCACTGCGTACTGATCTCCCAAGACTTCCTCGGCCGGGACGACTTCGTCATGTACCTGGGCGACAACGTGGTCCTCGGCGGCGTCGCCCACCTGCTCAAACAGTTCCGCGAACGACGCCCGGACGCCATGGTCATGGTGAGCGAGGTCGACGATCCCAGCCGCTACGGCGTCGCCGTCCTCGGCGCCGACGGACGCGTCTGCGCCGTCGCGGAAAAGCCCCGGCTCGCACCGTCCCGGCTCGCACTCGTCGGCACGTACGTCTTCGGCCCCTCGATCCACCGCGCGGTGCGGGCCATCGGACCCAGTGCGCGCGGCGAGTGGGAGATCACCGACGCGATCGGCTGGCTGATCGCCCGCGGGCGCGAGGTGCGCGCCGACGTGTTCACCGGCTTCTGGCGCGACACCGGCGTCATCGAAGGGCTCCTCGACTGCAACCGGGAACTCCTCAGGACGCTGCCGCACAGCATCGAGGGGTACGTCGACACCGCCAGCGAACTCGTCGGCGACGTCGTGGTGGAACCCGGCGCCGTCATCAGCCGATCCCGGGTCGTCGGCCCGACGGTGATCGGCGCGGGCAGCACCGTCGTCGACAGCGAGATAGGTCCGTACACCGCGGTCGGGACGGGCTGTGAAGTGCGTGCCACGCACGTCGAGGACTCCATCGTGATGGACGGCGCCACCCTGCACGAGGTGCGTTCCGTCGCCCGCTCCGTCATCGGCCGGCACAGCAGGGTGCATTCGGCGCCGGCCGCCCGCCTGATCGTCGGCGACCACAGCCGGGTGGCGGTGGTGTGCCCATGAACCTCCTGGTCACCGGGGGCGCGGGCTTCATCGGTTCGGCCTTCGTACGCGGCCTGCTCGACGGCCGGCACCCCGGCCACGAGCGCGCCGAGGTCACCGTCCTCGACAAACTGACGTACGCGGGCAACCCGGCGAACCTGCCCCTCGACCACCCCCGGCTGCGCTTCGTACAAGGCGATCTGTGCGACGCACGCCTGGTCGACGAGCTGCTGCCCGGACACGAGGCCGTGGTCCACTTCGCCGCGGAATCGCACGTCGACCGCTCCCTGCTCGGCGCCGAACAGTTCGTGCTCTCCAACGTCCTCGGCACCCATCACCTCCTGGAGGCGAGCGCCCGCCACGCCGTCGCCCGCGTCGTGCACGTCTCCACCGACGAGGTGTACGGCTCGACCGCCACCGGCGCCTGGGACGAGCAGTGCCCGCTCGCCCCCACCTCGCCGTACGCGGTCACCAAAGCCGCGAGCGATCTCTTCGCCCAGAGCCACTGGCGCACCTCGGGCCTGGAGGTCGTCACCACCCGGTGCAGCAACAACTACGGACCCCGCCAACACCCGGAAAAACTCATCCCACGCTTCGTCACGACCCTGCTCGACGGCGGTCAAGTCCCCTTGTACGGCGACGGATTGCACGTACGCGAATGGCTGCACGTCGAGGACCACTGCCACGCCCTGCGCCTCGTCCTGGACAAGGGCAGGCCCGGCGAGGTCTACCACGTCGGCGGCGGCACCGAACTGACCAACCGCGACCTCACGACCCGGCTCCTCGACCTGTGCGGCGCCGACCGGGCCAGCGTGCGGCACGTCCCCGACCGCAAGGGACACGACCGGCGCTACGCCCTGGACGACACCAAACTCCGCGAAGAACTCGGCTACCGACCCGAGGTCGACTTCGACGAAGGACTCGCCGCCGTCGTGGACTGGTACCGCGACAACCGCGACTGGTGGCAGCCCCGGCACCCGCCTGAGAGCTGAACTGCCCCCGCCCACCCCCTTGTTCAGGCCCTCAGGGAACGAGGGGGCGGGCCCGCGCGCACTCGGCGTACGACGGAAGCAGCCCCTCGCGCTCCGCCTGCGCGAGGGAAACCGCGAGCGTGTCCCGCGCCGAGAGCACGGGAGCGAGACCCTGCCGCCAGCCGATGCCCAGGTCCGCATCGAGCGGATCGATGCCGCGCTCGCGCTCCGGGTCGTAGGACGCCGAGCACAGATAGAGCACGGTCGCCTCGTCGGTGAGCGCCTGGAAGGCGTGCCCGAGCCCCTCCGACAGAAACACCGCACGCCGATTGACCTCGCTGAGCTCCACGGTCTCCCAGGCCCCGAAGGTGGGCGAGCCGACCCGGACGTCGACCACGGCGTCCAGAACCGCACCGCGCAGGCACATGACGTACTTCCCCTGCCCTGGCGGCACATCGGCGTAGTGCACCCCACGGATGACGCCCTGCCGGGACACCGAGCAGTTCACCTGCTCCACCGGAAGATCCCGGCCGGTCACCGTGCGCACCTGCGGACTCCGGAACGTCTCGTGGAAGCTGCCGCGCTCGTCGTGAAAGACCCGGGCGTCGTACGACCACGCGCCTTCGATGGAAAGGGGCTTCATGCTCAGCACTCCGTTCGGTGGGGTGTGCGGGCGCCTACCGGCTCGCCCGCCGCCGCGAGCAGCTCCCTGCGCAGCGGACCGGACGGATCACCCGGCCTGCCCAGCGCCTCGGCCAGGGCCGCGTGCCAGTGCCGGGGCGGGCCAAGGCGGGCCCGCGCCCAGGCATCGTGGGAAAGCACGCTCCAAATCGGCCGCGGCGCGCGCCTGTTGAGGCATTCGGACGAGACGGCGGCGACCAGTCCGGGGTCGGCGCCCAGCAGCCGGTAGATCTCGCGCGCGAAGGTGTGCCAGGTGGCGAAGCCGCAGCTGGTGGCGTGGAAGATGCCGCGGGCACGGTGGGCCGGCGCGGCGGCCAGCGCGGCAATCCGATCGGCGACGTCGACGGTCCAGGTGGGCTGGCCGTACTGGTCCGCCACGACCTCCACCGGCCGCCCCGCCAGCGCCGAACCAGCCATCGTGCGCACGAAGTTGGGCCCTCCCGCGCCGTACAGCCAGCCGGTGCGCACGATCGCCGAGGACAACGGGAGCAAGGTGCGCACGGCCCGCTCGCCCGCGAGTTTGGTACGGCCGTAGGCGGTACGCGGGTCCGGCTCGGCATGCTCGGGCATGGGGGTGCCCACGTCGGCGGGGGTGCCGTGGAAGACGTAGTCGGTCGAGACGTGAATGAGCCGGGCCCGTACCTGCCCACAGGCCGCGGCGAGATGAGCGGGACCCCGCCCGTTCACGGCGAGCGCCGCCCGCTCCTCACGCTCCGCGCGATCGACGGCCGTCCAGGCGGCGCAGTTGACGACCACGTCGGGCCGCCGGTCGAGCAGCGCCGTACGAACGGCCCGCCGGTCCGTGATGTCGAGGCTGCCCCGACCGGTCGGCAACACCAGGGCACCGCCCTCGGTGAGCCGGGCACACACCTGCCGGCCGAGCATGCCGTCGGCCCCGGTGACCAACACGCGCATGATGCCGCTCCCTTCGGATCCTCGTCTCACCTGGCCGGATGGGCCGGCGCGGCCTCCGCCGGCGCACCCGCGCCCGCCTCCTCGCCGTGCCGCGCCAAAGGGTCCCCGCGACCGGCCATCAGCACGAACGCGGCGACGATGCCCAGCAGCACGCAGGCCGCCGCGACACCGAACGCCGCCCTGAATCCCTCGGTGAGCGCCTCCGCCCTACTGCTCGCGCCGGCACGGCTCGTGGTGGTCGCCGCGACCGAGGCGAGGATGCCGAGGCCGAGCGCGCCACCGATCTGCTGGGTCGTGTTGAACAGCCCGGAGGCCAGCCCCGAGTCCTTCGCCGGGGCCCCGTGCACGGCGGCGATCGTCAACGGCACCACGGCCCCGCCGAACCCGATCCCGGCGAGCAGACACGGCCCGAGCAGATCGGCGGCGTACGAACCACCGGGCGCGGAGATCCGCGTGAACCAGGCCAGCCCGAGAAAGAGGCAGGCCAAGCCACCGACGAGAGTGGTCCGCAGCCCGAGCGAACCGGCCAGCCGCCCGGCCGCGTTGGCGGCCACCAGAATGCTCACGGTCAGCGGCAGATACGCCACGCCGATCGCCATGGCGTCGTAGTGCAGCACCTCACCCATGTAGAGGGAGAGGAAGAAGAACATCGCGAGCAGCCCCAGATTGAGCAGCAGGGCCACCACGTTGGCACCCCGCAGGGTGGGCAGCCGGAAGATGGACAGCGGCATGAGCGGCGACCGCGACCGCGCCTGCAGCACGAGGAACGCCGCAATCAGCACCGCACCCCCCGCGAAGCCGCCGAGGGTGGCAGCCGAGCCCCAGCCCGCACTCTCCGCATCCACGGCGGCGTACACGACCAGACAGAGACCGGCCGTGACAGTGACCGCGCTGGTGACGCCGAAACCCTGCGCGGTGCCGCGCTCGGCGGACTCCGCGAGCAGCCGCAGGGCCAGCAGGGCGACGACGAGACTGACGGGGACATTGACGAACAACACCCAACGCCACCCGATCCCCGAAGTGATGACCCCACCGAGCAGCACGCCCGCCGCGCCACCCGCGCCGGTGGCCGCTCCCCAAATACCCAGCGCCCGGTTGCGCTCCTTGCCCTCCGTGAAGGTCACGGTGAGCAGCGAGAGGGCGGCGGGCGACACGAGCGCGGCACCGACCCCCTGCAGGGCCCGCCCGGCGATCAGCCACCCGGCGGTGGGCGCGAGTCCCCCGAGCAGCGAGGCGACACCGAACAGCGCGAGCCCCGCCATGAACATCCTGCGCCGACCGAGCCGATCGGCCAGCCGCCCGCCGAGGAGCAGCAGCCCGCCGAGCGCGAGCGTGTAGGCATTGACCACCCAGGACAGCGAACTCTCCGTGAAATGAAGGGACTTGGCTATGGGCGGCAGCGCGACATTGATGACCGAGGCATCGATCACGACGAGGAACTGGGCCATCGTCAGCAGGGCGAGTGCGGCGTTCCTGGCGCGGGGCGCGGCGGGTTGACCCGCGACGGGACGACTCGTGGAGGGTTGACTCCCGGCGTGTGGCGTCATGACGACATGGCCTCTCGGGGCGTACGACGGTGAAGGACGGGCGGGGCCGAAGGCACCCCGGGGCCCCGCGCCCTGGCGGCGGCGCGGGGCGGTGGTTCCGCGCATCGGGGGCGACGCGGGGCGGTGGTTCCGCGCCTCGGGGCGCGATGACGGCGGGCTCGCACGACTGCAGGGGCGCGGCACCGCACCGCCAGCAGCAGGGTCACGTTATTTACAGCCCAAATCGCGGCGCGTTCAGTGCATGGCGAGGCCTCCGTCGACAGGGACGTACGCCCCGGTGATGTGGCGGCTGAGATCGCTGGCGAGGGCCACGACCGCGTCGGCCACGTCCGCGGCCTGGCCGAGCCTGCGCAGTGCGGTGCTGCCGGTGACGGCCTCGATGAGCTGCGGGGTGAGGGCGGCGGCGCTGCCGTCGGTGGCCACGAGTCCCGGTGCGACGGTGTTGACCCGGATGCCCTCGGGGCCGAGTTCCGCGGCGAGCACCCGCATCAGCGCGTCCTGGGTGGCCTTCGCCACCGCCACATGGGGCACCGCCGGCGCGCTGCTGCGGGACTCGGTGGAGCCGATGAAGACGATGCTGCCGCTGCGGCGCGCCCGCATGGCGGGGACGAGGAGCCGGCACAGGTGTGTCGTGGCCCGAAGTTGGGTGACCACCTGCTGCTCGATGGTGTCGCCCGCGTCGACCACGGGGCCGTGCACGAAACTGCCCGGCCCTGCGGCGTTGCAGACCAGGACATCGATGTCGCCGAGCATGCCGACGGCCTGGTCGACGAGGGCGGTCGCGGCCGCGAAGTCGCTGACGTCGCCCTGTACGGCGACGGCCTTGGATCCCAAGTCCTCGATGTCGCGCACCACTTGGGCGGCGGGTCCCGCGCTGGTCAGGTAGTTGACGGCGACCGCGGCTCCGGCACGGCCGAGGGCCCGGGCGCAGGCGGCGCCGATGCCCCGGCTCGCGCCGGTGACGAGGGCCGTACGGCCGTCGAGGAGACGGCTGGCGGAAGTGCTCATTCTCTGGTGCTCCTTGGTGCTCGGACGGGTGCGCGCGGAGTCGCGCGAGGCTCTCCTGCGGCGGGAGCCGGGCCGTCCCCGATGACGGCGCCTGCTCGTCGGACTGCTCCGAACCGCCTTGCTCCGACGCCCCGTTCCTCTGGTCCGCTCCAGGACCGCGACCGCGGTCCAGCCGTGGAAAGCGAACCCAATATGATCGGAGGTCTTCCCTCCGATCCCACACCGGGAGAGTATCGGAGGGTTGCCCTTCGATACAAGGGCCCCCTGCCGGGCCTGCCGTCGACCCCGAGGAGCCAGTCGAATGCCTGCTTCGCGCCCCGAGATCAGCGATGTCAGCAAGGCCCGCGGCCCGCGCTACCGCCAGGAGGCGAGGCAGCGGCTGCTCAGCGCGGCCAGGATCGTCTTCCAGGAGGTCGGCCCCGAGGCGCCGCTCGATTCGATCGCCAGGCAGGCGGGCGTGGGCATCGCCACGCTGTACCGCCGCTTCCCGTCCCGCGAGGACCTGATCCGTGAGGTCTGCCTGGATGTGATGCGCGAGGTCACCCGGACCGTCGAGACGGCCCTGCGCGACGAGCCGGACGCCTATACGGCGCTGGTGCGCGTCCTGCACCACTGCGTCGCGACCCACTCCGCGGGCCTGCTGCCCGTCGCCGCCGGCCGCTTCCGCTCGACGGCGGAGATCCGCACGACGGTCGACGCCTACCTGGCCGCGCTCACCGTGCTGCTCGAACACGCCCGCCGCGAAGGCACGTTGAAGGCCGACGTGAACCACGTCGACGTCCTGCTCCTGCTCACCCTGATCTCCCGCCCCCTGCCCGGCCTCGACGCTCCCTTGACCCGCCGCCTGGCCCACCGCTTCGCATCCCTCCTCGGCCCGAGCCTCGCCCAGCCGAGCGGCGAGCTGCCGGGGCCGGTGCTGGAGCAGGGCGCGTTGGACGCACTGTGGAACGGGGCGGGGGTGATGAGCGGCAGAGCCGACGACGACGCGTGAGGGGCGCTGCGGGCGGCACGGCGGGGTCCGGTCGCGGGCCCAAGTCGGGGCATGCGCGGCGGGGTACCCCGGGCATACATGAAAGGCGCCCCGGACATGCGTGAGGGGCCATTCATCGAATGGCCCCTCAGCTGCGAAAACACCGTCGGGACGACAGGATTTGAACCTGCGACCCCTTGACCCCCAGTCAAGTGCGCTACCAAGCTGCGCCACGTCCCGGTGTTCGATCCGCGGGTTTCCCCGCCGCTCGGACAGACAGAACCTTACCTCACCTCGGACCTGCGGTGATCCACCGTTTCGGGGTACCCGTCCGGCCCCGCTCGGGGCGGCGCCTCTCGCCCGAGGGGTGAGCACAGCGCTCTCGCTCCGCGACCGAGATGTGTTGATCCATGCGTACAGCGCGCGGCGATGTCGCTGTCGATCTCGTGCTGGTCGGATGCGGTACGGCTGCGCTCGGTCTTGATGGTCCGTCCATCAGAGGTGGTGCTTGAGCGCTTGAACGCTTGAACGCTTCAAATCCCAGCATGTGACAGACAGTTGGTCACCTCGACCCGCACCGGTGCACTGCGGCACCCGCGGACCACGGCGCTCGCCGCACTGATTCGGGATCCCGCGCGCCCAGCCCTGCATCCGTCCAATCGTGCCAATCGTGATCAGAAAACCGTTGACGCGGCACAGTCGCTCGCGGAGAGTTCCGATGCACGAATGGGGTGGGAAGTGGAACGACAGCAGTACATCGAACGGTGCTCCGAACTCTTTGCGGTCGGTGCGCACGCGGCGGTCCGGGGCGTCGCGGAGGAGGGGCTCGCCGACCTCGGCGGTGATCCGGTGCTCTACCGGTGGCTCGGGCAGGCGCACGCCGCGGAGGACGAGGACGACCATGACACCGAGGCCGAGTCGGCCTACCGGCAGGGCCTCGCGCTCGCGCCGGACGACCTCGGGCTCCTGGTGTCCTACCTCGAACTCTGTCTGCGCGCCGACGGGTTTGAATACCCCGGCCGCGCCAAGCGCGCGGTGACCCTGCAAGCACAGATCGAGGATCTCGCCCCGCCCGGCTCCCCGGAGCGTGCACGGGTCGACGATGCCGTGGGCTGGGCCGGCCGCGGGTACTGGGACGATCTCAAGGTCGGCGTTCTGCAGGGACAGGTACGACAGGCGGAGCAGGCGGAACAAGGCGAGCAGGTGGCCGCCGCCCTGCGGAGCAAGGAGCCGGTCGCGGACGCGGGCGAGGACCTGCGCACGGCCGAACTGGCCGCCGCGGTCGAGCTGCTGCAGGGGCCGGCCAACGCCCCGCTGCGTTTGCTGATCAGGCATCGGGTCGCGGCCTACGCGGTGACGTTGCTGCTGTCCTTCGGCCTCAACAAGTGGCTGGTGATGAGCGGCATACTGGAGTTCAGCCTGTGGGGCTGGCTGTGCTGGATCCCGGTGCTCGCCGCGGAGGCCAAGCTGCGGCAGGCGCGGAGACTGGGCCGCGAACGGGTCATCGCCCGGATCCAGGAGCGCCACGCGTCGGCAGACGCCGCCTGAGCCCGGCTGCGCCGGTGGTGGTGGCCGGCAGGTGCAGCGGGTGGCCGAAGGGTGACAATCGACGAGTGACCACCCCACCCGCCCCGGACCCCGCCGACCCCACCGCCGCCCGCGACCGCGACAGCGACGGCCGGGCCCGCAACGCCCGCCCCCGCGACGGACTCGGCCGCCCGCTCCCCTACGGCGCCGAGGGCGTCGCCCGTCAGCCCGAGGGGATC
Proteins encoded in this window:
- the rfbB gene encoding dTDP-glucose 4,6-dehydratase; translation: MNLLVTGGAGFIGSAFVRGLLDGRHPGHERAEVTVLDKLTYAGNPANLPLDHPRLRFVQGDLCDARLVDELLPGHEAVVHFAAESHVDRSLLGAEQFVLSNVLGTHHLLEASARHAVARVVHVSTDEVYGSTATGAWDEQCPLAPTSPYAVTKAASDLFAQSHWRTSGLEVVTTRCSNNYGPRQHPEKLIPRFVTTLLDGGQVPLYGDGLHVREWLHVEDHCHALRLVLDKGRPGEVYHVGGGTELTNRDLTTRLLDLCGADRASVRHVPDRKGHDRRYALDDTKLREELGYRPEVDFDEGLAAVVDWYRDNRDWWQPRHPPES
- a CDS encoding class I SAM-dependent methyltransferase, which encodes MSHTPGSSLPTANSPSPAADSSRSTAGPASRAADHDALERLLLAAGARPEDTLRAVHETGAAQVVRIAVDELISRCLPHPELPDTPVQFDLRHEDRTHSHVLTVSGKGVSAAPGPDPTAPMWISYELSDLVRALYGPAGARAGRTRRTELRLGRDTTDTSDPESWIRRMHPVSDAVQVVLAALEPAPPALAELALRHRTDKWGPLHWFTPHYERHFAQLRDEPVRVLEIGIGGYDRADLGGGSLRTWKRYFRRGLIHGLDIFDKTGIDEPRITTLKGDQSDPDLLRDIADTYGPFDIVIDDGSHVSRHVITALTTLFPCLRPGGLYVVEDLQWAYAPGFGGTPDDLASPRGSTGFLKTLVDGLHHEDIPHRAGRRPGYLAEHVGAVHFYRGIAFLEKAANSEGAIPPWIPRSAVPPVEDAAHTEDDAHTGDDTHTGDDAQAAADSPWPPPGNGH
- a CDS encoding glucose-1-phosphate thymidylyltransferase encodes the protein MKALLLAGGAGTRLRPLTHTMSKQLVPIANKPVLLHALDNLRDAGITEVGVIVGPHGDDVRTLVGDGTRLGLQITCIPQEEPLGLAHCVLISQDFLGRDDFVMYLGDNVVLGGVAHLLKQFRERRPDAMVMVSEVDDPSRYGVAVLGADGRVCAVAEKPRLAPSRLALVGTYVFGPSIHRAVRAIGPSARGEWEITDAIGWLIARGREVRADVFTGFWRDTGVIEGLLDCNRELLRTLPHSIEGYVDTASELVGDVVVEPGAVISRSRVVGPTVIGAGSTVVDSEIGPYTAVGTGCEVRATHVEDSIVMDGATLHEVRSVARSVIGRHSRVHSAPAARLIVGDHSRVAVVCP
- a CDS encoding winged helix-turn-helix transcriptional regulator — encoded protein: MTASSGGVIQTATAQGATATVQAAAVQAAAVPTTAVQTATGQRAAPGSGPPPHLATARALVDVISGKWDLAIMIELWPESRRHAELGRATGVERKQLTRVLRRLEGSGLVDRTVETAQSPVRVRYGLTARGRELLRSIDELARWWATGDSGSAARLCG
- a CDS encoding TetR/AcrR family transcriptional regulator, whose protein sequence is MPTDTHTSAAKARTPGTPPDASEGAGPRFRAEARQGILDAARLVFQEDGHDARLEVIARRAGVGIATLYRRFPTREDLLREVCLDVMHDVTEETARAEQEEPDAWSALVRVLHYCVSTHAAGMLPVAAGRFLKTEEVLGARTAYVDALSGLLDRARAEGALKAQVNHVDILLMLALISRPLPGADADFAQQLAHRYLGLLIPALSAPESAELAEPRLDQDALDALWNGTDVAAAPAEQTGKTGAKSKKTPARRGKPKE
- a CDS encoding nucleotide disphospho-sugar-binding domain-containing protein, which encodes MRVLFTMPKGLGHVFPLVSTAHALMGAGHDVLFATADAERAARAGLTCVDVAPPGIDSVYYDFMRERGVGFDLGMTGPDSDIGLYAEMFAAVSDALTDRAVTAALAWRPDLVVHTPSQGAGPLLAARLGVPAVEHGIGPGELPGLDAALFTHLSPAYRRHGLTGPPPPPAARLTVAPPSLSGPGPSDLVMRYVPYNGGGHLPAWLLTPPPRPRIAVTLGTVLPLFGGLKPLRRLAESAARHDLELVLATGDASPDGLGPVPQNVRVAGWVPLGPLLRTCAALVHHGGSGTTMTGLVAGVPQLIMPSGADQFTGAEAVRARGAGHVAALDDLDIGRVRDLLDDEATRKAALDVRDEITRLPSPADLVNNLLDLLT
- a CDS encoding dTDP-4-dehydrorhamnose 3,5-epimerase family protein; translation: MKPLSIEGAWSYDARVFHDERGSFHETFRSPQVRTVTGRDLPVEQVNCSVSRQGVIRGVHYADVPPGQGKYVMCLRGAVLDAVVDVRVGSPTFGAWETVELSEVNRRAVFLSEGLGHAFQALTDEATVLYLCSASYDPERERGIDPLDADLGIGWRQGLAPVLSARDTLAVSLAQAEREGLLPSYAECARARPLVP